A window from Neobacillus sp. PS3-40 encodes these proteins:
- a CDS encoding carbonic anhydrase family protein yields MIKLFLSLFLTINMAAVIDWSYKGEKGQYKWGELSKEFTICKNGIKQSPVNIHSADVKLHKTDQTISINYKTSAVTIKNTGHTIEVRVSGNDNFIRLNGTVYYLSQFHFHAPSEHQINNRSYPMEIHFVNKSNGGKLAILAFFVKIGKHSGLLDPIFQNLPSERMEQIKLKSNVHFNDLFTKKSSFYYYIGSLTTPPCTEDVKWIIFKQPIEISTGQLATFSNLYYLNNRSLQPLNKRKVSIGTLN; encoded by the coding sequence ATGATTAAACTATTTTTGAGCCTGTTCTTAACAATAAATATGGCAGCAGTAATTGATTGGTCTTATAAAGGTGAAAAAGGCCAATACAAATGGGGTGAACTGAGTAAAGAATTTACTATATGTAAAAATGGAATCAAGCAATCTCCCGTTAACATCCATTCCGCCGATGTAAAATTACATAAAACTGATCAAACGATATCTATAAACTACAAGACCTCGGCTGTAACGATAAAAAATACTGGGCATACAATCGAAGTTAGAGTTAGTGGCAATGATAATTTTATCAGATTGAATGGAACCGTCTATTATCTATCTCAATTTCATTTTCATGCTCCAAGTGAACATCAAATCAACAATAGATCTTATCCAATGGAAATTCATTTTGTGAATAAGAGCAATGGGGGAAAATTAGCTATTCTGGCGTTCTTTGTGAAAATTGGAAAACATAGCGGACTACTAGATCCAATCTTTCAAAATTTGCCTAGTGAAAGAATGGAACAAATTAAGTTAAAATCAAACGTTCATTTCAATGACTTATTCACGAAAAAATCCTCGTTTTATTACTATATAGGCTCCTTAACGACTCCACCTTGTACAGAAGATGTTAAGTGGATCATATTTAAGCAGCCGATAGAGATTTCTACTGGACAACTAGCTACCTTTTCAAATCTCTATTACTTAAATAATCGTTCTCTTCAACCACTAAATAAGCGCAAAGTTAGCATTGGTACATTAAATTAG
- a CDS encoding OsmC family protein, with protein MENFRFSINGTWQGDRNGTGHIRSKGGLDIEVSVPKEFDGPGIGSSPEELLISSSNNCYMITLAAMLSKRNIDVDKLEVVSEGVVESEDGKLNFKQIIHRPIFYVGKETDITSDKLKDIAVRAEKACFISQTLRCSIDFSVEPEVVLQ; from the coding sequence ATGGAAAATTTTCGTTTTTCTATCAATGGAACTTGGCAAGGTGATCGTAATGGAACGGGGCACATCCGTTCAAAGGGTGGTTTAGACATAGAAGTTTCGGTTCCAAAAGAATTTGATGGTCCTGGAATTGGATCTAGTCCTGAGGAGCTCCTTATTTCCTCTTCTAATAACTGTTATATGATTACCTTAGCTGCCATGTTAAGCAAGCGTAATATTGATGTGGACAAATTAGAGGTTGTTTCAGAAGGAGTAGTCGAAAGTGAAGATGGAAAATTAAACTTCAAACAAATTATTCATCGCCCTATTTTTTATGTAGGAAAAGAAACTGATATTACTTCGGACAAATTGAAGGATATTGCAGTAAGAGCTGAAAAAGCCTGTTTTATTTCGCAAACTTTACGATGCAGTATTGATTTTTCAGTTGAACCCGAAGTGGTTTTACAATAA